Proteins encoded within one genomic window of Salvelinus namaycush isolate Seneca unplaced genomic scaffold, SaNama_1.0 Scaffold536, whole genome shotgun sequence:
- the LOC120041780 gene encoding trichohyalin-like: MEKEKMIMREREEAGRRKEGQKNILGEIEGQNELEIEQEREMEDKHEVIKEAEEEYREREERAKEVSMKKHGVVNVKAKAREVFNRRKERRLEVLKGEREHIERGQQIRREKEERRLEMERKQERARQQEEQDKQQEIEIARQKEMFRLREEERQREEEREEERKRAVKGHLALIREREIIEANRREEMVEEERREFLENYKRGDLEEEEEKEEDKEDILPPDKSIRRRAVGWINKKWEKRNLKKIERTYQREAEEGYKIVHIAIPGHTRLTATMTRAEREREKRKELLKAEKRRKKMEDFNKQWREQSLLKKQAHQKLKEERGKMKGHYLEQMNLEADAQINTRCLTTQHSHDYLETTQPTGSGDGHQERPRRQQAWAEIQEGSSENQQEWPENQQGVPDSQQLEAPEEAETSELTSKNKKRPGIWKRIKMGIPDLLSA; the protein is encoded by the exons atggagaaagaaaagatgatcatgagagagagggaggaagcaggaagaagaaaggaggggcagaaaaatattttgggggaaatTGAGGGACAGAATGAACTGgagatagaacaggagagagagatggaagacaaGCATGAAGTGATTAAGGAAGCAGAGGAAGAgtacagggaaagagaagagagagcaaaGGAAGTAAGCATGAAGAAACATGGAGTAGTTAATGTTAAAGCAAAAGCACGGGAAGTCTTCAATAGACGTAAAGAGAGGAGGTTAGAAGTGTTGAAGGGGGAACGAGAACACATAGAAAGAGGACAACAaatcaggagggagaaggaggaaagacggctggagatggaaagaaaacaggagagggcAAGACAACAAGAGGAGCAGGATAAACAACAAGAGATTGAAATTGCTAGACAGAAAGAAATGTTCAGactaagagaggaggagaggcagagagaggaagagagagaggaggagagaaagagagccgtTAAAGGCCATTTAGctttaatcagagagagagagataatagaggcaaacagaagagaggagatggtggaagaggaaagaagggAATTCCTTGAAAATTACAAGAGGGGTgacttagaggaggaggaggaaaaggaagaaGACAAGGAGGACATTCTCCCACCTGATAAAAGTATCCGAAGGAGAGCTGTGGGCTGGAtaaataagaagtgggagaagagGAACCTCAAGAAGATCGAGAGAACCTATCAGAGAGAAGCTGAGGAGGGCTATAAGATCGTCCACATAG CCATCCCTGGACACACAAGGCTAACAGCCACCATGAcacgggcagagagagagagggagaagaggaaggagctgctgaaggctgagaagagaaggaagaagatGGAGGATTTTAATAAGCAGTGGAGAGAGCAGTCCCTGCTTAAAAAACAAGCTCATCAGaaactgaaggaggagagggggaagatgaAGGGACATTACCTGGAGCAGATGAATCTGGAGGCTGATGCTCAAATCAACACCCGGTGTCTAACCACCCAACACAGCCACGATTATCTGGAGACAACACAGCCCACTGGATCTGGAGATGGCCACCAGGAAAGGCCAAGGAGGCAACAGGCATGGGCAGAGATCCAGGAGGGGAGTTCAGAGAACCAGCAGGAGTGGCCAGAGAACCAACAGGGGGTGCCAGACAGCCAGCAGCTAGAAGCTCCAGAAGAGGCTGAAACATCAGAGCTAACCTCCAAGAACAAGAAAAGGCCAGGCATCTGGAAGAGAATTAAGATGGG cattcctgacctgctgtctgcctag